In a single window of the Arachis hypogaea cultivar Tifrunner chromosome 6, arahy.Tifrunner.gnm2.J5K5, whole genome shotgun sequence genome:
- the LOC112696440 gene encoding zinc finger protein ZAT11, translating into MKRQRENEGYCSVESIDLVKCLMLLPLLQERSNKSSTSSMHHRNGSAEFECKTCNRKFSSFQALGGHRASHKRQKLEDGEEELKQQAKSLSLWNNPKMHECSICGLKFSLGQALGGHMRKHRGLAESSSSLINHVIEKTPVLMRSNSKRITGLDLNLTPFDPHDDSFANPTTIPLPLSFF; encoded by the coding sequence ATGAAGAGACAGAGAGAAAATGAAGGTTATTGTTCAGTAGAGAGCATTGATTTGGTGAAATGCCTAatgcttcttcctcttctccaagAAAGAAGCAACAAGTCATCAACGTCATCAATGCATCATAGAAATGGGTCTGCGGAGTTTGAGTGCAAGACTTGCAACCGCAAGTTCTCTTCGTTTCAAGCACTGGGTGGGCACAGGGCTAGCCACAAGAGGCAGAAGCTAGAAGATGGCGAAGAAGAACTGAAGCAACAAGCCAAATCACTGAGCCTCTGGAACAACCCCAAGATGCACGAGTGCTCCATTTGTGGCCTTAAATTCTCTTTAGGCCAAGCACTCGGTGGTCACATGAGAAAACACAGAGGATTAGccgaatcatcatcatcattaatcaACCATGTTATTGAGAAAACCCCCGTTCTTATGAGATCTAACAGCAAGAGGATTACGGGTCTCGATTTGAACTTAACACCTTTCGACCCTCATGATGACTCCTTTGCCAACCCCACAACCATCccacttcctctttctttcttctga